The proteins below come from a single Alnus glutinosa chromosome 9, dhAlnGlut1.1, whole genome shotgun sequence genomic window:
- the LOC133876839 gene encoding pentatricopeptide repeat-containing protein At1g07740, mitochondrial-like — MIHSRTKAINQTQPIVIRDYINHFHSQTYRTTRPSKPKTKHRHEQRPHRPTVRPRKPIPFVTSVKEVLDPDDALSLFHEYHQMGFKHDYPSYSALVYKLARSRNFEAVETILGLIQDRDIRCRETLFIALIQHYGKTHLVDKAIELFHRMPSFNCVRTLQSLNALLNALVDNDRFSDANEIFDRSSKMGFRPNSVSFNVMIKGWLRKDEWEQACKLFDQMLERNEQPSVVTYNSLIGFLSRKGYLDKAMSLLEDMTQKGKYPNSVTYALLMEGLCSVGKYTEAKKMMFDMEYRGCKPRLVNYGVLMSDLGKKGKKLGPIKT; from the exons ATGATCCATTCAAGAACGAAGGCAATCAATCAAACACAACCAATTGTAATTCGcgattacatcaatcacttccaTTCTCAAACATACCGCACTACTCGTCCTTCTAAACCCAAGACCAAACATCGCCATGAACAACGACCTCACAGACCCACCGTAAGGCCTCGCAAACCCATTCCTTTCGTCACCAGCGTCAAGGAGGTACTAGACCCAGACGATGCCTTATCTCTCTTCCACGAGTATCACCAAATGGGCTTCAAGCACGACTATCCCTCTTACTCTGCTCTCGTGTACAAGCTTGCTCGCTCTCGCAACTTTGAAGCTGTAGAGACCATTCTTGGTCTTATACAGGACCGAGATATTCGGTGCAGAGAGACCCTTTTCATTGCTTTGATTCAACATTATGGGAAAACCCATTTGGTGGACAAAGCCATTGAGCTTTTTCATAGAATGCCTTCGTTTAATTGTGTCCGTACTTTGCAGTCTCTTAATGCGCTCCTCAATGCACTGGTCGATAATGACCGGTTTTCCGATGCGAATGAGATTTTTGATCGTTCTTCTAAGATGGGTTTTCGTCCGAATTCAGTCTCGTTTAATGTAATGATCAAAGGGTGGCTGAGAAAGGATGAGTGGGAACAAGCGTGCAAGCTGTTTGATCAAATGCTTGAGAGAAATGAGCAACCCAGTGTGGTGACGTATAATAGTCTTATTGGGTTTTTGTCCAGAAAGGGTTATTTGGACAAAGCAATGAGCTTGCTTGAGGATATGACGCAGAAAGGAAAATATCCGAATTCAGTAACATATGCGTTATTGATGGAAGGTTTGTGCTCTGTAGGAAAGTATACCGAAGCTAAAAAGATGATGTTTGATATGGAGTATCGTGGGTGTAAACCGCGGCTTGTGAATTATGGTGTTTTGATGAGTGATCTTGGGAAGAAAGGGAAAAAGCTCgg TCCCATTAAAACATAG